A region of Hyphomicrobiales bacterium DNA encodes the following proteins:
- a CDS encoding glycosyltransferase family 2 protein, translating into MTDQAIINLALIVLSASLGLNIAFWCAIGLLRFIAERFVSHHPQPSTRLRVADVAAVIPAYNEEVALPKCIRALTKIMPASQIYVASDGSKDRTVAIARWLGCQVLDIQPNRGKAQALALAIKEHRLCDAYEAVLIHDADSEIDPHYLDHALPLFDDPEVVVVAGHVLSRWQNQRCPSRGMLFTAYRTRLYRIVQAVFQFGQSWKWTSVSYIAPGVASIYRTSALKRINIAAPGLVIEDFNMTFEVQHKRLGRIAYSPRARCLTEDPFRLTDYRKQVSRWYLGFWQTVWRHGVWCGKFWAALGPILIELLIFCAFSLILPVMAVLQLAFGIDSLAFSLSDLSIRPVSPLYLLALFLSFDYALTMLVAVIDRRFAMLVYGIAFPALRLLDAALFLGALLRSFSYRSEGRWISPQRRREASVGSEQRL; encoded by the coding sequence ATGACCGATCAAGCGATCATCAATCTGGCCCTAATCGTGCTGAGCGCTTCGCTCGGACTTAACATTGCGTTCTGGTGCGCGATCGGGCTTCTTCGCTTTATTGCGGAAAGGTTTGTGAGCCATCATCCTCAGCCATCGACCCGACTGAGAGTGGCCGATGTCGCGGCTGTCATCCCCGCATACAACGAAGAGGTCGCGCTGCCGAAATGCATCCGCGCCCTGACGAAAATCATGCCGGCGAGCCAGATCTATGTGGCGAGCGACGGCTCGAAGGATCGGACCGTTGCAATCGCCAGGTGGCTGGGCTGCCAAGTGCTCGACATCCAGCCGAACCGGGGCAAGGCGCAGGCGCTCGCGCTGGCGATCAAGGAGCATCGCCTTTGCGACGCCTATGAGGCGGTCCTCATCCACGACGCCGATTCGGAGATCGATCCGCACTATCTCGATCATGCGCTGCCGCTTTTCGACGACCCCGAAGTTGTCGTCGTCGCCGGACATGTTCTTTCGCGCTGGCAGAACCAGCGATGCCCGAGCCGTGGGATGCTGTTCACCGCGTATCGCACCCGGCTCTACCGGATCGTGCAGGCGGTATTCCAGTTCGGCCAGTCGTGGAAGTGGACGAGCGTCAGCTATATCGCTCCGGGCGTAGCCAGCATCTATCGCACGTCGGCCCTGAAGAGGATCAACATCGCGGCGCCAGGGCTGGTCATCGAAGACTTCAACATGACGTTTGAGGTCCAGCACAAGCGGCTTGGCCGCATCGCCTACTCGCCCCGCGCACGCTGCCTCACCGAGGATCCTTTCCGCCTCACCGATTACCGCAAGCAGGTCAGTCGCTGGTATCTCGGATTCTGGCAGACCGTGTGGCGGCACGGCGTATGGTGCGGAAAGTTCTGGGCGGCTCTCGGTCCCATTCTCATAGAGCTTCTGATCTTTTGTGCCTTCTCGCTGATTTTGCCGGTGATGGCGGTCCTGCAGCTGGCGTTCGGGATCGACAGCCTCGCCTTTTCGCTGAGCGATCTGTCGATCCGGCCGGTCTCGCCGCTCTATCTGCTGGCCCTCTTCCTTTCCTTCGATTACGCGCTGACCATGTTGGTCGCTGTCATCGACCGCCGCTTCGCCATGCTGGTCTATGGCATTGCGTTTCCAGCTCTGCGTCTTCTGGACGCGGCACTTTTCCTGGGCGCTCTCCTCAGGTCTTTCTCCTACCGATCGGAGGGACGTTGGATAAGTCCGCAGCGGCGGCGTGAGGCATCCGTTGGATCGGAGCAAAGACTATGA
- a CDS encoding GDP-mannose 4,6-dehydratase: MTVQVLIAGGAGFIGSNLARMLVDDSAAVDCVDNLITGRIESIRDLLGRPNFRFIEGDIADPRILARLLRRRYTEIYNLACPTGVPNIAILGENMLVTSSVGSLNLLKVARWSKARYLFASTAEAYGDPKVFPQAETYVGNVDPVGPRSAYEEGKRFGEALTVFYARKFGVDARIVRIFNTFGPNMSPDDQRVIPQMLRRVINHEPVVIFGDGLQTRTFLHVDDLIEGFVRMMQKGGSGEVYNIGGDKELSILELLDIVRSVVDVDVTPTFKEHFIADHARRLPDLSKVKALGWRQKISIRAGIETTYAHMRQALTSRPSDAVGRAGDKLAATAAAGMAV, from the coding sequence ATGACGGTCCAAGTGCTCATTGCCGGGGGTGCCGGTTTCATCGGAAGCAATCTCGCGAGGATGCTTGTCGACGACAGTGCGGCAGTCGATTGCGTCGACAATCTGATCACCGGCAGAATCGAGAGTATCCGCGACTTGCTGGGCCGGCCGAACTTTCGATTCATCGAGGGAGATATCGCGGATCCTCGAATCCTTGCGCGCCTGCTTAGGCGCCGTTACACCGAGATATACAATCTTGCCTGTCCGACGGGCGTGCCGAACATCGCCATCCTTGGCGAGAATATGCTGGTCACATCGTCCGTTGGCTCGCTCAATCTCCTCAAGGTAGCCCGTTGGTCGAAGGCGCGATACCTCTTTGCCAGCACCGCCGAAGCCTATGGCGACCCCAAGGTCTTTCCGCAGGCGGAAACCTATGTCGGCAATGTCGATCCGGTTGGGCCGCGCAGCGCCTATGAGGAGGGCAAGCGTTTCGGCGAGGCGCTGACGGTCTTCTACGCCCGCAAGTTTGGCGTCGACGCCCGCATCGTTCGGATCTTCAACACCTTCGGGCCCAACATGTCGCCCGACGACCAGCGCGTCATTCCTCAGATGTTGAGACGTGTCATCAATCACGAACCGGTGGTCATTTTCGGCGATGGTTTGCAGACGCGAACGTTCCTGCACGTGGACGATCTCATCGAGGGTTTCGTCCGGATGATGCAAAAAGGCGGCTCGGGCGAGGTCTACAATATCGGCGGCGACAAGGAGCTCAGCATCCTCGAACTGCTCGACATCGTCCGATCGGTAGTCGATGTCGATGTCACGCCGACGTTCAAAGAACATTTCATTGCCGACCATGCCAGGCGCTTGCCCGATCTAAGCAAAGTCAAGGCGCTGGGCTGGCGTCAGAAGATATCGATCCGCGCCGGCATCGAGACGACTTATGCTCATATGCGACAGGCACTAACGTCGCGTCCCTCCGATGCAGTTGGCCGCGCGGGCGACAAACTGGCCGCAACCGCAGCCGCCGGCATGGCTGTCTAG